One Fontisphaera persica DNA window includes the following coding sequences:
- a CDS encoding efflux RND transporter periplasmic adaptor subunit, with product MKKLLQIVLVLLILAVGLGVSLYLVKTRQKPEPKPARRLPPLVRVQPVQPKQVELTVQSQGVASPRTEVTLAAQVEGRIVAVSPAWVAGGFVEQGEVLVQVEPKDYELALIRAEANVTTAQARLVREEAEAAVARKEWQELQGDKPPPPLLVREPQLAEARAALASAKAAVEEARWQLEKTRVVAPFAGRVLSKSADVGQYVVRGTALGRLQAIDYAEVRLPIPVDQLAFVDLPLLPEGTNSVVNKPRVHLRGVLGGVEYSWTGRVERTESQVDAPTRMWVAVARVEDPYQRRQPGSKHPPLPAGLFVQAEIVGRTVEQVYELPRTALRGESQVLVVKPQMMADTNTAAGGEGVLEIRTVPVVRAAREQALVRGLQPGELVCLSALDAPVNGMRVRIAVEKTSAVPQSRP from the coding sequence ATGAAAAAACTACTGCAAATTGTTCTCGTCCTATTGATATTGGCGGTGGGTTTGGGGGTCTCGTTGTACCTGGTGAAGACCCGCCAGAAACCCGAGCCGAAACCGGCCCGGCGACTGCCGCCGCTGGTGCGCGTGCAGCCGGTGCAGCCGAAGCAGGTGGAGCTTACGGTGCAAAGCCAGGGGGTGGCGAGTCCCCGGACGGAAGTGACGCTGGCGGCGCAGGTGGAGGGCCGGATAGTGGCGGTGTCGCCCGCGTGGGTGGCGGGCGGTTTTGTGGAGCAGGGGGAGGTGCTGGTACAGGTGGAGCCCAAAGATTACGAATTGGCTTTGATACGGGCCGAAGCCAATGTGACCACGGCGCAGGCCCGGCTGGTGCGGGAGGAAGCTGAGGCGGCGGTGGCGCGCAAGGAGTGGCAGGAGTTGCAGGGGGACAAACCGCCGCCGCCGTTGCTGGTGCGGGAGCCGCAACTGGCGGAGGCGCGGGCCGCTTTGGCGTCCGCCAAGGCGGCGGTGGAGGAGGCGCGGTGGCAGTTGGAGAAGACGCGGGTGGTGGCGCCGTTTGCGGGGCGGGTGTTGAGCAAGAGCGCGGACGTGGGGCAATATGTGGTGCGGGGGACGGCGCTGGGGCGTTTGCAGGCGATAGATTATGCAGAGGTGCGGCTGCCGATTCCAGTGGACCAACTGGCCTTTGTGGATTTGCCATTACTGCCCGAGGGCACGAATAGCGTGGTCAACAAGCCCCGGGTGCATTTGCGGGGGGTGTTGGGCGGCGTGGAATATTCCTGGACGGGGCGGGTGGAGCGGACGGAGAGCCAGGTGGACGCGCCAACGCGGATGTGGGTGGCGGTGGCGCGGGTGGAGGATCCTTATCAGCGGCGGCAGCCGGGATCGAAGCATCCGCCGTTGCCGGCGGGATTGTTTGTGCAGGCGGAGATTGTGGGGCGGACGGTGGAGCAGGTGTATGAACTGCCGCGGACGGCGTTGCGGGGGGAATCGCAGGTGCTGGTGGTCAAGCCGCAGATGATGGCAGACACCAACACCGCCGCGGGAGGCGAGGGGGTGCTGGAGATTCGGACGGTGCCGGTGGTGCGAGCGGCGCGCGAGCAGGCGCTGGTCCGTGGTTTGCAACCTGGCGAGCTGGTGTGTTTATCCGCGCTGGATGCGCCGGTGAATGGCATGCGAGTGCGCATTGCGGTGGAGAAAACTTCCGCCGTTCCTCAATCCCGTCCATGA